The Burkholderiales bacterium JOSHI_001 genomic sequence TAGACGATGAGGGCCGGCGCGGCGCCGAAGCTGACCATGTCGGCCAGACTGTCCATCTGTTCGCCGAAGGCGCTCTGCGTGTTGGTCATGCGCGCCACGCGGCCGTCCAGGCTGTCCAGCACCGCGGCGGCGAAAATGGCGATGCAGGCGGTTTCGAAGCGGCCATTGCCCGCCATCACGATGGCGTAGAAGCTGGCAAACAGCGCGCTCAGCGTGATGGCATTGGGCAGTGCGTAGATGCCCTTGCGGCGCGGGCGGGGCGCTTCGGCGGGTTCCGCGACGTCCAGGTCGTCGGCCGGATCGACGGGTTCGTTCATGGGGCGCGAGGATACCGCAGCAAGGCATGAAAAAAGCCGCCCGAGGGCGGCCTTTCGAAACCGGCGCAGAACCAATCAGTTGCGGCTCTTGTCCACCAGCTTGTTGGCCTTGATCCAGGGCATCATGGCGCGCAGCTTCTCGCCCACCACTTCGATGTTGTGGTCGGCGGTCAGGCGGCGGCGGCTCAGCAGCGTGGGCGCGCCGGCGCGGTTTTCCAGGATGAAGCTCTTGGCGTATTCGCCGGTCTGGATGTCCTTCAGGCACTGGCGCATCGCGTTCTTGGTGTCCTCGGTCACGATCTTGGGGCCGGTGACGTACTCGCCATATTCAGCGTTGTTGCTGATCGAGTAGTTCATGTTCGCGATGCCGCCTTCGTAGATCAGGTCCACGATCAGCTTCAGCTCGTGCAGGCATTCGAAGTAGGCCATCTCGGGCGCGTAGCCGGCTTCCACCAGGGTTTCGAAGCCCGCCTTGATCAACTCGACGGTGCCACCGCACAGCACGGCCTGCTCTCCGAACAGGTCGGTTTCAGTCTCTTCGCGGAAGTTGGTCTCGATGATGCCGGCCTTGCCACCGCCATTGGCAGCGGCGTAGCTCAGGGCCAGGTCGCGCGCCTTGCCGGTCTTGTCGGCGTGCACGGCGATCAGGTGCGGCACGCCGCCGCCCTGGGTGTAGGTGTTGCGCACGGTGTGGCCGGGGGCCTTGGGCGCCACCATCCAGACGTCGATGTCCTCGCGCGGCACCACCTGGCCGTAGTGCACGTTGAAGCCGTGCGCAAAAGCCAGGCTGGCGCCTGCCTTCATGTTGGGCGCCACATCGGCGTTGTACACGGCCGCGATCTGCTCGTCGGGCAGCAGGATCATCACCACGTCGGCGGTCTTCACCGCGTCGGCGATCTCGGCCACCTTCAGGCCGGCCTTCTCGGCCTTGGACCAGCTGGCACCGCCCTTGCGCAGGCCGACCGTGACCTTCACGCCGGAATCGTTCAGGTTCTGCGCGTGCGCATGGCCCTGCGAGCCGTAACCAATGATGGTGACATTCTTGCCCTTGATGAGGGACAGGTCGGCGTCTTTGTCGTAGTAAACCTTCATGGATGATCTCCGTAGGATGTTCTGGCGGGAAGGGATGTGTGTCAGACCCTGAGGATCCGCTCGCCGCGACCGATCCCGCTGGTGCCGGTGCGCACGGTTTCAAGAATGGCGGTGCGGTCGATCGCTTCGATGAAAGCGTCCAACTTGCCCGCGTCGCCGGTCAGTTCCAGCGTGTAGCTTTTTTCGGTGACGTCGATGATGCGGCCGCGGAAGATGTCGGCCATGCGCTTCATCTCCTCGCGCTCCTTGCCCACCGCGCGCACCTTGATCAGCATGAGTTCGCGCTCGGTGAAGCTGCCTTCGGTCAGGTCGACCACCTTCACCACCTCGATCAGGCGGTTCAGGTGCTTGGTGATCTGCTCGATCACTTCGTCCGAGCCGGTGGTGACAATGGTCATGCGCGACAGCGACGCATCTTCGGTCGGCGCCACGGTCAGGCTTTCGATGTTGTAGCCGCGGGCGGAAAACAGCGCCACCACACGGGACAGGGCGCCCGGCTCGTTCTCGAGCAGCACGGCAATGATGTGTTTCATGATCGTCTCTCCTGGCGGGGTTCTTCAGCACCGGTGGCGGTAACCGCCGGGCCTTGGCCTCGCCCTTCGAAGGTTGTTTGTGCGGCCGAGTGCTTCGGGCCGTCCGGCACCGCACGACGAGGGCAGCGGTGACCGCCCTCGCCCGCTGGCGCCTTCAGGCCCTCACAGTTCCTCGGCCCCCAGCAGCATCTCGGTGATGCCCTTGCCCGCCTTGACCATCGGCCACACGTTTTCGGTGGGGTCGGTGCGCACGTCCAGGAAGAAGGTGCGGTCCTTGTGCCTGAGCATTTCCTTCAGCGCCGG encodes the following:
- a CDS encoding ketol-acid reductoisomerase (PFAM: Acetohydroxy acid isomeroreductase, catalytic domain~TIGRFAM: ketol-acid reductoisomerase), encoding MKVYYDKDADLSLIKGKNVTIIGYGSQGHAHAQNLNDSGVKVTVGLRKGGASWSKAEKAGLKVAEIADAVKTADVVMILLPDEQIAAVYNADVAPNMKAGASLAFAHGFNVHYGQVVPREDIDVWMVAPKAPGHTVRNTYTQGGGVPHLIAVHADKTGKARDLALSYAAANGGGKAGIIETNFREETETDLFGEQAVLCGGTVELIKAGFETLVEAGYAPEMAYFECLHELKLIVDLIYEGGIANMNYSISNNAEYGEYVTGPKIVTEDTKNAMRQCLKDIQTGEYAKSFILENRAGAPTLLSRRRLTADHNIEVVGEKLRAMMPWIKANKLVDKSRN
- a CDS encoding acetolactate synthase, small subunit (PFAM: Small subunit of acetolactate synthase; ACT domain~TIGRFAM: acetolactate synthase, small subunit), producing the protein MKHIIAVLLENEPGALSRVVALFSARGYNIESLTVAPTEDASLSRMTIVTTGSDEVIEQITKHLNRLIEVVKVVDLTEGSFTERELMLIKVRAVGKEREEMKRMADIFRGRIIDVTEKSYTLELTGDAGKLDAFIEAIDRTAILETVRTGTSGIGRGERILRV